A window of the Hordeum vulgare subsp. vulgare chromosome 5H, MorexV3_pseudomolecules_assembly, whole genome shotgun sequence genome harbors these coding sequences:
- the LOC123395884 gene encoding uncharacterized protein LOC123395884: MANTTTAVGGPRFAVGDAKRRSWTRATSQCCKEAARPRQLGCNTKTCPRSLRCIATSIALQCSLVLSRRSARRRRGSCNGAFVACGGAAMEHSSLAAELQWSIRRPRRSSNGALVAGSAAEMERSSPTEELQRSARCRRRRSNGALAVDRGAAMEHSSSAEKRQWSARRPRRSCNGVLVIRGGAVMERSSPMEELQWIARCRQRSCNGALRCNTHVSHPGVASTTSLPRPAAMLQKRAPMAGGGVLQG; this comes from the coding sequence ATGGCGAACACCACCACAGCGGTAGGGGGTCCGAGGTTTGCAGTTGGCGATGCAAAACGGCGCTCGTGGACGAGAGCCACGAGTCAGTGCTGCAAAGAAGCAGCTCGTCCACGACAACTAGGATGCAACACAAAAACTTGTCCACGGTCGTTGCGCTGCATTGCAACCTCGATTGCGCTGCAATGCAGCCTCGTGCTCTCACGGAGGAGCGCTCGTCGACGGCGGGGAAGCTGCAATGGAGCGTTTGTCGCCTGTGGAGGAGCAGCAATGGAGCACTCGTCGTTGGCAGCGGAACTGCAATGGAGCATTCGTCGCCCGCGGAGGAGCAGCAATGGagcgctcgtcgccggcagcgcAGCTGAAATGGAGCGCTCGTCTCCCACGGAGGAGCTGCAACGGAGCGCTCGTTGCCGGCGGAGGAGGAGCAATGGAGCACTCGCCGTTGACAGGGGAGCTGCAATGGAGCATTCGTCGTCCGCGGAGAAGCGGCAATGGAGCGCTCGTCGCCCACGGAGGAGCTGCAATGGAGTGCTCGTTATCCGCGGAGGAGCAGTAATGGAGCGCTCGTCGCCCATGGAGGAGCTGCAATGGATCGCTCGTTGCCGGCAGCGGAGCTGCAATGGAGCTCTCCGATGCAACACTCATGTGAGTCATCCCGGTGTTGCATCGACAACGTCGTTACCACGACCAGCGGCGATGCTGCAGAAGCGAGCTCCCATGGCCGGCGGCGGTGTACTGCAGGGGTAG
- the LOC123395993 gene encoding putative FBD-associated F-box protein At5g56390 — protein sequence MRDGLRPRRQPPPPAKETKADGSGPNTSKKRKLAGHQRREQVPTAAVGLVIHEEVLAPPAGAPDPKSRSTDKPPAGGEVDGGAVDRISNLHDDNLRHIVSLLPVKDGARTQILASRWRHVWRSAPLNLDYREFPSGCLPPYNDTRIAVISHILSSHPGPGRRFCIEPRFLRAAEATLDAWLRSAALDKLQELETGSTVWITPMPASTFRFSATLCVATLRKCSLPDDIVQGLHFPLLKQLGLDTVRITEFSLHSLIAGCTPALECLLIDRCSGFRSVWINSLSLISIAVRPGCHLFQELIIENTPCLERLLHLDFSIGIHVSIVSAPRLQTLGCLSDITLPTLAESLSGISGGFRNSDQDRLPMFVFGSTVIKGPRVDKLTTAVRTVKILAVQMGTLSLDTVIELMRCFPSLEKLYIQPRSEGENNVWRRKHRNFIRSFDIPIKTIALECYAGSKSEVDFVTFFVLNARLLELMTFHIQSHVYTTKFLAEQGRELQLEKKASKGAQFHFTVGRCVRSVWTMHHVRDLDLIDPFAC from the exons ATGCGAGATGGTCTGCGGCCGCGGCGCCAGCCGCCTCCGCCGGCCAAGGAGACGAAGGCGGACGGTTCCGGTCCTAATACTTCCAAGAAGAGGAAGCTAGCGGGACACCAGCGCCGTGAACAGGTGCCGACGGCAGCAGTGGGCCTGGTCATCCACGAAGAGGTTCTAGCACCGCCGGCGGGGGCGCCAGATCCGAAATCTAGGTCGACGGACAAACCGCCCGCCGGAGGGGAGGTAGACGGAGGAGCCGTCGACCGCATCAGCAACCTCCACGACGATAACCTCCGCCACatcgtctccctcctccccgTCAAGGACGGCGCCCGCACCCAGATCCTCGCGTCCCGGTGGCGCCACGTCTGGCGCTCCGCCCCTCTGAATCTAGACTACCGTGAGTTCCCCTCCGGCTGCTTGCCCCCTTACAACGACACCCGCATTGCCGTCATCTCGCACATCCTTTCCTCCCACCCGGGGCCCGGCCGCCGCTTCTGCATCGAACCGCGCTTCCTCCGCGCCGCGGAAGCTACCCTCGACGCCTGGCTCCGGTCCGCCGCTCTGGACAAATTGCAGGAGCTTGAGACCGGCTCTACTGTATGGATTACCCCGATGCCAGCGTCCACATTCCGCTTCTCGGCCACCCTCTGTGTTGCCACCTTGAGAAAATGCAGCCTCCCTGACGACATCGTCCAAGGGCTTCACTTTCCCCTGCTTAAGCAGCTCGGGCTTGATACTGTCCGCATCACGGAGTTCTCGCTGCACAGCTTGATTGCCGGATGCACACCTGCTCTGGAGTGCTTGCTGATCGACCGATGCTCAGGCTTCCGCAGCGTCTGGATCAACTCCCTTAGCCTTATAAGCATCGCTGTGCGTCCTGGATGCCATTTGTTTCAGGAACTCATCATTGAGAATACCCCTTGTCTTGAGAGGTTACTCCATCTTGATTTTTCCATTGGTATCCATGTATCAATAGTCTCCGCGCCTAGGTTGCAGACCTTAGGCTGCCTTTCTGATATCACCTTGCCTACATTGGCGGAGAGCTTAAGCGGCATTTCTGGTGGGTTTCGTAACTCAGATCAGGATCGTCTCCCCATGTTCGTGTTTGGCTCCACAGTTATTAAG GGACCACGTGTTGATAAGCTGACAACGGCAGTGCGCACAGTCAAGATTTTAGCTGTACAGATGGGAACTCTTAGTCTGGATACAGTTATTGAGTTGATGAGGTGCTTTCCATCCTTGGAGAAGTTGTACATTCAG CCACGGTCAGAAGGGGAAAACAACGTGTGGCGTCGTAAGCACcgcaatttcatcagaagttttgatATCCCTATAAAGACAATAGCATTGGAATGTTATGCGGGCTCCAAGTCTGAAGTTGACTTTGTCACATTCTTCGTACTGAATGCGAGGCTGTTGGAGTTGATGACATTTCACATTCAGTCCCATGTTTACACCACGAAGTTCCTTGCAGAGCAGGGCAGGGAGCTTCAGCTGGAGAAGAAGGCTTCCAAAGGTGCTCAGTTTCATTTTACAGTCGGTAGATGTGTCCGCAGTGTTTGGACTATGCATCATGTGCGTGATTTGGATTTAATTGATCCATTCGCATGTTGA